The following coding sequences lie in one Nocardioides sambongensis genomic window:
- a CDS encoding protoporphyrinogen/coproporphyrinogen oxidase → MEYASSAVVTLAFGADAAAAALDTGASGLLVPPVDGRRIKAATFSFAKWDWVRAAGRGGAVGGGDLLLVRTSLGRAGDTAALQVSDEELVAASLDDLGLATGLTATPTDSLVQRWGGGLPQYAVGHLDLVAEIRREVAGVPGLAVCGATYDGVGIPACIASAHAAATRVLDGD, encoded by the coding sequence GTGGAGTACGCCTCGTCGGCCGTGGTCACCCTCGCGTTCGGTGCGGACGCGGCCGCCGCCGCACTGGACACCGGGGCGTCCGGGCTGCTCGTACCGCCGGTGGACGGCCGCCGGATCAAGGCGGCGACCTTCTCCTTCGCCAAGTGGGACTGGGTGCGTGCGGCCGGTCGTGGCGGCGCGGTCGGGGGCGGCGACCTGCTGCTGGTGCGGACCTCGCTGGGCCGGGCCGGCGACACCGCCGCGCTGCAGGTCTCCGACGAGGAGCTCGTGGCCGCTTCCCTGGACGACCTCGGGCTGGCCACCGGACTCACCGCGACTCCCACCGACAGCCTGGTGCAGCGGTGGGGCGGCGGTCTTCCGCAGTACGCCGTCGGCCACCTCGACCTGGTCGCGGAGATCCGTCGCGAGGTCGCCGGGGTGCCCGGTCTCGCCGTCTGCGGCGCGACGTACGACGGCGTCGGCATCCCTGCGTGCATCGCCTCCGCGCACGCCGCGGCGACCCGGGTCCTCGACGGAGACTGA
- a CDS encoding flavin reductase family protein, translating to MRADVRPAPLATNQDLDPVRLRQSFGVFPSGVVAVAAEVEDRLVGLAASSFTSVSLDPPLVSVSVANGSRTWPDLRRAGGLGLTVLAEHHAPLCRQLAGPVADRFDGIAVTVADSGAVTIPEGLARFDCTVYREVEAGDHTIVLLRLHAVEDDSEADAPGAPLVFHRSGFGGVAPGAPAPGAMTPPAHRPGPE from the coding sequence ATGCGAGCCGATGTGCGGCCCGCCCCGCTGGCCACCAACCAGGATCTGGACCCGGTCCGGCTGCGGCAGTCCTTCGGCGTGTTCCCCAGCGGCGTCGTCGCGGTGGCCGCCGAGGTCGAGGACCGGCTGGTCGGTCTGGCCGCCAGCTCGTTCACCTCGGTCAGCCTGGACCCACCGCTGGTCTCCGTCTCGGTGGCGAACGGCTCCAGGACCTGGCCCGACCTGCGACGCGCCGGCGGCCTCGGGCTGACCGTGCTCGCCGAGCACCACGCGCCGCTGTGCCGGCAGCTGGCCGGACCGGTCGCCGACCGCTTCGACGGCATCGCGGTCACCGTCGCCGACTCCGGCGCGGTCACCATTCCCGAAGGGCTGGCCCGGTTCGACTGCACCGTGTACCGCGAGGTCGAGGCCGGCGACCACACGATCGTCCTGCTCCGGCTGCACGCCGTCGAGGACGACAGCGAGGCCGACGCGCCGGGCGCGCCGCTGGTCTTCCACCGCAGCGGATTCGGTGGGGTCGCGCCCGGCGCACCGGCCCCGGGAGCGATGACGCCGCCCGCGCACCGGCCCGGACCGGAGTGA
- a CDS encoding LysR family transcriptional regulator encodes MRIEQLEYLTAVTQHGSLRRASEQLHLSQPALSEAITKLERELRVTLLDRRRSGARISREGRDLLPAMVEVLAAVDRLRVAAGSRLAATRHLRLGTVHGATSTLLVPALREFGERHPGIAVEVLSLQQSQIDEALAEGSLDLGLVNVLCGDDPTAELTGSTLLRGQPVVVLPAGHPLAERGQVGIEDLRRERLVMMRAGHLMHRYVHRVFGTDLPPVRHSTDGAEMGKTLVADGLGVTVLPDYSVHGDPLHRSGLIATRPIAGDRTEIDLVLRQRRSLQTAPAVRDLIDVLVATATRHVEDMAS; translated from the coding sequence GTGCGGATCGAACAGTTGGAGTACCTCACCGCGGTCACGCAGCACGGTTCGCTGCGCCGGGCCAGCGAGCAGCTGCACCTCTCCCAGCCCGCCCTGAGCGAGGCGATCACCAAGCTGGAGCGGGAGCTGCGGGTGACCCTGCTGGACCGGCGCCGCTCCGGCGCCCGGATCAGCCGGGAGGGCCGTGACCTGCTGCCGGCGATGGTCGAGGTGCTCGCCGCCGTGGACCGGCTCCGCGTCGCCGCGGGCAGCCGGCTCGCCGCCACCCGTCACCTGCGGCTGGGCACCGTGCACGGCGCCACCTCGACCCTGCTGGTGCCCGCGCTGCGCGAGTTCGGCGAGCGCCACCCCGGCATCGCGGTGGAGGTCCTCTCGCTGCAGCAGTCGCAGATCGACGAGGCACTCGCCGAGGGCAGCCTCGACCTCGGCCTGGTCAACGTGCTGTGCGGGGACGACCCGACGGCGGAGCTCACCGGGAGCACGCTGCTGCGGGGCCAGCCCGTCGTCGTACTGCCGGCGGGGCACCCGCTCGCCGAGCGCGGCCAGGTGGGCATCGAGGACCTGCGCCGCGAGCGTCTCGTGATGATGCGCGCCGGCCACCTGATGCACCGCTACGTGCATCGCGTCTTCGGCACCGACCTGCCGCCGGTCCGGCACAGCACCGACGGCGCCGAGATGGGCAAGACACTGGTCGCGGACGGGCTCGGGGTCACCGTGCTCCCGGACTACTCGGTGCACGGCGATCCGCTGCACCGCAGCGGGCTCATCGCGACCCGGCCGATCGCCGGTGACCGGACCGAGATCGACCTGGTGCTGCGGCAGCGGCGGTCGCTGCAGACCGCCCCCGCTGTGCGCGACCTGATCGACGTCCTCGTCGCCACCGCGACGCGGCACGTCGAGGACATGGCGTCCTGA
- a CDS encoding NYN domain-containing protein has translation MASSTTSPNLRVAVLIDADNTSPKHASALLAELAQYGVATVKRAYGDWTTPQLTGWKGQLNQHAIAPVQQFAYTTGKNATDSALIIDAMDLLYSGNLDAFALVSSDSDFTRLATRLREAGKTVFGLGLRKTPASLVAACDTFIYLEMLGDEASDEEDASAAAASEDDETPLPNLESLLARAINKQSADDGWASVGAIGQYLRSANSSFDPRLYGFGKLTDLVHAQPYLVTQGSGSEVQVCLKGKAQVKRSPAKKSAAKKSSAQSG, from the coding sequence ATGGCGAGCAGCACTACGAGTCCCAACCTCCGCGTCGCCGTCCTGATCGACGCCGACAACACCTCCCCCAAGCACGCCAGCGCGCTGCTGGCCGAGCTCGCCCAGTACGGCGTCGCCACGGTCAAGCGGGCCTACGGCGACTGGACCACCCCGCAGCTGACCGGTTGGAAGGGGCAGCTCAACCAGCACGCGATCGCGCCGGTCCAGCAGTTCGCCTACACCACCGGCAAGAACGCCACCGACTCCGCGCTGATCATCGACGCGATGGACCTGCTCTACTCCGGCAACCTCGACGCGTTCGCCCTGGTCTCCAGCGACAGTGACTTCACCCGGCTGGCCACCCGGCTGCGCGAGGCCGGCAAGACGGTCTTCGGCCTCGGCCTGCGCAAGACCCCGGCCTCCCTGGTCGCGGCCTGCGACACCTTCATCTACCTGGAGATGCTCGGCGATGAGGCCTCCGACGAAGAGGACGCCTCCGCCGCGGCTGCCAGCGAGGACGACGAGACGCCGCTGCCCAACCTGGAGAGCCTGCTCGCCCGGGCCATCAACAAGCAGTCAGCCGACGACGGCTGGGCCTCGGTCGGTGCGATCGGCCAGTACCTGCGCTCGGCGAACTCCTCCTTCGACCCCCGCCTCTACGGGTTCGGGAAGCTCACCGACCTGGTCCACGCCCAGCCCTACCTGGTCACCCAGGGCTCCGGGAGCGAGGTCCAGGTGTGCCTGAAGGGGAAGGCGCAGGTGAAGAGGTCCCCGGCCAAGAAGAGCGCGGCGAAGAAGTCGAGCGCTCAGAGCGGGTAG
- a CDS encoding DUF3000 domain-containing protein, whose amino-acid sequence MVARQEKRPGAGEAVPAEFATAVAQLRSARFRSEIFCEEMPAPQRIAPYAAALSADVTDEDDDEVATGRLVLLHDPAGNDAWHGTFRCVAYCRAEIDHSLATDPMLADVGWTWLQDALEAHGAEHVAASGTVTRVSTESFGAMADDPGSAQVEIRASWTPVDPADTTAHVEAWAELLCTAGGLEPVPEGVAVMPSRRGQRGTTS is encoded by the coding sequence ATGGTAGCCCGGCAGGAGAAGCGACCGGGGGCCGGCGAAGCCGTCCCTGCGGAGTTCGCCACCGCCGTCGCCCAGTTGCGCTCGGCCCGTTTCCGCTCGGAGATCTTCTGCGAGGAGATGCCCGCACCGCAGCGGATCGCCCCCTACGCGGCCGCCCTCTCCGCCGACGTGACCGACGAGGACGACGACGAGGTGGCCACCGGCCGGCTGGTGCTGCTGCACGACCCGGCCGGCAACGACGCCTGGCACGGGACGTTCCGCTGCGTGGCCTACTGCCGCGCCGAGATCGACCACAGCCTGGCCACCGACCCGATGCTGGCCGACGTCGGGTGGACCTGGTTGCAGGACGCCCTGGAGGCCCACGGCGCCGAGCACGTCGCCGCCTCCGGCACGGTCACCCGGGTGTCCACCGAGAGCTTCGGCGCGATGGCCGACGACCCCGGCTCGGCGCAGGTGGAGATCCGCGCGTCGTGGACCCCGGTCGACCCCGCGGACACCACCGCGCACGTCGAGGCGTGGGCGGAGCTGCTCTGCACCGCCGGCGGACTCGAGCCGGTGCCGGAGGGCGTCGCGGTGATGCCGTCACGGCGCGGACAGCGGGGCACGACGAGCTGA
- a CDS encoding ribonuclease D, which yields MADQDDNRTAEVGSPDADQEETVEVPLLRLADGLPPVIETDEALASYCAAVAAGSGPIAIDAERASGYRYSSRAYLIQVKRTGAGIGLIDPIAFDDLRPLQEAFGDAEWILHAATQDLPCLGEVGLRPASLFDTELAGRLLNYPRVGLATLVETLIGVQMLKEHSAVDWSTRPLPDPWLEYAALDVEVLVELRQILVDQLTEAGKLDWARQEFDHVRAFEPSPRKDAWRRTSGMHKVRGRRSLAAVKTLWEARDELAAERDVTPGRLIPDSAIVAAASALPKDRGALMGTQGFHGRGASRYAKIWLRAIEDAQALPEDQLPTRNGRSDGPPVPRAWADKDPVAARRLEQARASIAELAEQHDLPPENLLTPDHLRRTMWTPPATREPVALLEAVIDQLSALGSRSWQVGLTAPALTRAILDADD from the coding sequence ATGGCCGACCAGGACGACAATCGGACAGCGGAGGTCGGCTCCCCGGACGCCGACCAGGAGGAGACCGTCGAGGTCCCGCTCCTCCGTCTCGCCGACGGCCTGCCGCCGGTGATCGAGACCGACGAGGCGCTGGCCAGCTACTGCGCCGCGGTGGCGGCCGGCTCCGGACCGATCGCGATCGACGCCGAGCGTGCCTCGGGCTACCGCTACTCCAGCCGCGCTTACCTGATCCAGGTCAAGCGCACCGGCGCCGGGATCGGGTTGATCGACCCGATCGCCTTCGACGACCTGCGCCCGCTCCAGGAGGCGTTCGGCGACGCCGAGTGGATCCTGCACGCGGCCACCCAGGACCTGCCCTGCCTCGGCGAGGTCGGCCTGCGGCCGGCGAGCCTCTTCGACACCGAGCTGGCCGGCCGGCTGCTCAACTACCCGCGGGTCGGCCTGGCCACGCTGGTGGAGACCCTGATCGGCGTGCAGATGCTCAAGGAGCACTCCGCCGTGGACTGGTCCACCCGGCCGCTGCCCGACCCGTGGCTGGAGTACGCCGCGCTCGACGTGGAGGTCCTCGTCGAGCTGCGGCAGATCCTGGTCGACCAGCTCACCGAGGCCGGCAAGCTGGACTGGGCGCGGCAGGAGTTCGACCACGTGCGCGCCTTCGAGCCGTCCCCGCGCAAGGACGCGTGGCGGCGTACCTCCGGCATGCACAAGGTGCGCGGCCGCCGCTCGCTGGCGGCGGTGAAGACGCTGTGGGAGGCCCGCGACGAGCTGGCCGCCGAGCGCGACGTGACGCCCGGCCGGCTGATCCCCGACTCGGCGATCGTCGCCGCCGCCTCCGCGTTGCCCAAGGACCGCGGCGCGCTGATGGGCACCCAGGGGTTCCACGGGCGCGGCGCCTCGCGCTACGCCAAGATCTGGCTGCGCGCGATCGAGGACGCCCAGGCCCTGCCCGAGGACCAGCTGCCGACCCGGAACGGCCGCAGCGACGGCCCGCCGGTGCCGCGCGCCTGGGCCGACAAGGACCCGGTGGCGGCGCGCCGCCTCGAGCAGGCGCGGGCATCGATCGCCGAGCTCGCCGAGCAGCACGACCTGCCGCCGGAGAACCTGCTCACCCCGGACCACCTGCGACGCACCATGTGGACGCCGCCGGCCACCCGTGAGCCGGTCGCGCTCCTGGAGGCGGTGATCGACCAGCTGAGTGCTCTGGGATCGCGCAGCTGGCAGGTCGGCCTCACCGCCCCCGCCCTCACCCGGGCGATCCTCGACGCCGACGACTGA
- a CDS encoding extracellular solute-binding protein encodes MTAETSDERGLGRATIGVVAVVVVAVLAAMLYLSETRETPVAAPAPTEPEVVRLDFAVYGPQAEIDAYEKVVEEYNQASEYVDVTVESWPDAESMLADLKAGAVSPDLYLLPRSALKDTIDNERNIELLDLLDARGISLGDDFSRDSVAAYSYDDDLQCMPYATSPMVMYYNTDLIDFDRMAARGLPVPNEERSAWTLDMFRAAAEFASRPRKGSRGVYIDPTLEGISPFVLSGGGSVYDDPVSPTSLALSEGDSVDALTRTLEVLRDPQLTLTSQQLDRRSGLEWFEQGKVGMIAGYRDLTPQLRDVDGLRFDVMPMPNLGTTATVGNLTGVCIGAGAAGNAGEAADFLVHLVSDEAVSEISEVGYLQPTNVKVSYSEAFQQSDQQPEHSEVFTSAVRAIQLMPLLDDPDALESVVAPQIRQLFSKPVLGPEELTELLGSIDAASAEVLADPADEETEDPSDGASETASPSEDATD; translated from the coding sequence ATGACTGCGGAGACGTCGGATGAGCGCGGCCTCGGGCGCGCAACGATCGGCGTCGTCGCCGTGGTCGTGGTGGCCGTGCTCGCCGCGATGCTCTACCTCTCCGAGACCCGGGAGACGCCGGTCGCCGCGCCCGCGCCGACCGAGCCCGAGGTGGTCCGCCTCGACTTCGCCGTCTACGGGCCCCAGGCCGAGATCGACGCCTACGAGAAGGTCGTCGAGGAGTACAACCAGGCCTCGGAGTACGTCGACGTCACCGTGGAGTCCTGGCCGGACGCCGAGTCGATGCTGGCCGACCTGAAGGCCGGCGCGGTCTCGCCCGACCTCTACCTGCTGCCCCGGTCGGCGCTGAAGGACACCATCGACAACGAGCGCAACATCGAGCTCCTCGACCTGCTCGACGCCCGCGGCATCAGCCTCGGCGACGACTTCTCCCGCGACTCGGTGGCCGCCTACTCCTACGACGACGACCTGCAGTGCATGCCGTACGCGACCTCGCCGATGGTGATGTACTACAACACCGACCTGATCGACTTCGACCGGATGGCCGCCCGCGGGCTGCCGGTGCCGAACGAGGAGCGCAGCGCCTGGACCCTGGACATGTTCCGGGCCGCGGCCGAGTTCGCCAGCCGCCCGCGTAAGGGCAGCCGCGGCGTCTACATCGACCCGACGCTGGAGGGGATCTCGCCGTTCGTCCTCTCCGGCGGGGGAAGCGTCTACGACGACCCGGTCTCCCCGACCAGCCTGGCGCTCAGCGAGGGCGACTCGGTCGACGCGCTGACCCGGACCCTGGAAGTGCTCCGGGACCCGCAGCTGACCCTCACCTCGCAGCAGCTCGACCGCAGGTCGGGGCTGGAGTGGTTCGAGCAGGGCAAGGTCGGGATGATCGCCGGCTACCGGGACCTCACCCCGCAGCTGCGGGACGTCGACGGGCTGCGGTTCGACGTGATGCCGATGCCCAACCTGGGCACCACCGCCACCGTGGGCAACCTGACCGGCGTCTGCATCGGTGCGGGCGCCGCCGGCAACGCCGGCGAGGCCGCGGACTTCCTGGTGCACCTGGTCAGCGACGAGGCGGTCAGCGAGATCAGCGAGGTGGGCTACCTCCAGCCGACGAACGTCAAGGTCTCCTACTCCGAGGCGTTCCAGCAGTCCGACCAGCAGCCGGAGCACTCCGAGGTCTTCACCTCGGCGGTGCGGGCGATTCAGCTGATGCCGCTGCTGGACGACCCCGACGCGCTGGAGAGCGTCGTCGCCCCGCAGATCCGCCAGCTCTTCTCCAAGCCGGTGCTCGGCCCGGAGGAGCTGACCGAGCTGCTCGGGTCGATCGATGCGGCCTCGGCCGAGGTGCTCGCCGACCCCGCCGACGAGGAGACCGAGGACCCGTCGGACGGTGCGTCGGAGACCGCCTCGCCGAGCGAGGACGCGACCGACTGA
- the hrpA gene encoding ATP-dependent RNA helicase HrpA has translation MKITYPAELPVSGRRDDIAAAIRDHQVVIVAGETGSGKTTQLPKICLELGRGGEGPDGRPRMIGHTQPRRIAARSVSERIADELGVELGAPDSPVGYQVRFTDRTSRGTRLKLMTDGILLAELQRDRELRRYDTIIIDEAHERSLNIDFLLGYLRQLLPRRPDLKLVITSATIETERFAEHFADADGRPAPIIEVSGRTFPVEVRYRPLMDLAAGADDNDDDGEVVVRDQTEAIVDAVRELSAEGPGDILVFLPGEREIRDTAEALAPLGADGRSPRGVDVLPLYSRLSAAEQHRVFRPAASSRRRVVLATNVAETSLTVPGIRYVVDSGVARISRYSARTKVQRLPIEPISQASANQRSGRCGRVAAGIAIRLYSEEDFEGRPEFTDPEILRTNLASVILQMTSLGLGDIGRFPFVEPPDRRNVTAGTQLLEELGAVSTSPAPGRAGRLTGTGRRLARLPIDPRLGRMLLEAERLGCLRDVLVITAALSLQDPRERPAESRAQADQAHARFKAERSDFLTLLNLWRYLRTQQRELSGSAFRRMCKREHLNYLRVREWQEFESQLRRVAKEMGLALEKTGDARQRDRAPEDGGAPYDADGIHQALLSGLLSHVGALEEREKSEKRASGGRGRDARRPGPREYLGARGAKFAIFPGSGLARKNPSFVMAGELVETGRLWARQNAEIRPEWAERLGAHLVKRTYSEPHWSRKRAAVLARERVTLYGVPLVADRTIAFGKVDPALSRELFIRHALVYGEWHTRHRFFHDNRTLLEQAEELEHRARRRDLVVDEHTLFDFYDARVGAEVVSGAHFDQWWKQVRRERPDLLTFDPSMLTHDAAEEVSAADYPEQWQASEGLTFPISYHFEPGSAEDGLTIDIPVATLNRVADDDFSWHVPGLREELVTELIRGLPKALRVQCVPAPNTAREFLAAVPPGEEPLLVALSRYLRSSRGVHVPAEAWDTAALPAHLRPTYRVVDERGREQSRGKELAGLKAPLAGEFHRALAEVATDAGLARTGETGWAFGTIPAEVTETRAGHQVTAHPALVDEGTTVGLEIFGSAEEAGDRHRHGVARLLLLALGEKPLKGRLDALSMTDRLALAGSPYRTTEALLADCLRAVVLAALPAAAADLPRTPAAYDALLDRLRAGAATAVGDHLALVLRTLEAHRETDRVLSGRVEMALLPALTDLQAQLGRLVFDGFIGGGAGTGPARLHRYPTYLAAMRQRRARLGEGTAAVLKDRELMARFVGLEEAYLHRVAALPDGRPAGPALEAVRWMLEEYRVSLWASAMGTDGKVSDVRIRKALDALG, from the coding sequence GTGAAGATCACCTACCCCGCCGAGCTGCCGGTCAGCGGCCGCCGCGACGACATCGCCGCCGCGATCCGCGACCACCAGGTGGTGATCGTGGCCGGGGAGACCGGCTCCGGCAAGACCACCCAGCTGCCGAAGATCTGTCTCGAGCTCGGCCGCGGCGGCGAGGGCCCCGACGGCCGCCCGCGGATGATCGGCCACACCCAGCCCCGTCGGATCGCCGCCCGGTCGGTCTCCGAGCGGATCGCCGACGAGCTCGGCGTGGAGCTCGGCGCACCGGACAGCCCGGTCGGCTACCAGGTGCGGTTCACCGACCGCACCTCGCGGGGCACCCGGCTCAAGCTGATGACGGACGGCATCCTGCTGGCCGAGCTGCAGCGCGACCGGGAGCTGCGCCGCTACGACACGATCATCATCGACGAGGCGCACGAGCGCAGCCTCAACATCGACTTCCTGCTCGGCTACCTCCGGCAGCTGCTGCCGCGCCGGCCGGACCTGAAGCTGGTGATCACCTCGGCCACCATCGAGACCGAGCGGTTCGCCGAGCACTTCGCCGACGCCGACGGCCGGCCGGCGCCGATCATCGAGGTCTCCGGCCGGACCTTCCCGGTCGAGGTCCGCTACCGCCCGCTGATGGACCTCGCCGCCGGTGCGGACGACAACGACGACGACGGCGAGGTGGTGGTCCGGGACCAGACCGAGGCGATCGTGGACGCGGTCCGCGAGCTCTCCGCCGAGGGCCCCGGCGACATCCTGGTCTTCCTGCCGGGCGAGCGCGAGATCCGCGACACCGCCGAGGCGCTGGCGCCGCTGGGCGCCGACGGGCGAAGTCCCCGGGGCGTCGACGTGCTGCCGCTCTACAGCCGGCTCTCGGCCGCCGAGCAGCACCGGGTCTTCCGCCCCGCCGCGAGCTCGCGCCGCCGGGTGGTGCTGGCCACCAACGTCGCCGAGACCTCGCTGACCGTCCCCGGCATCCGCTACGTCGTCGACAGCGGCGTCGCGCGGATCTCGCGGTATTCGGCCCGCACCAAGGTGCAGCGGCTGCCGATCGAGCCGATCAGCCAGGCGTCGGCCAACCAGCGCTCCGGCCGCTGTGGCCGGGTCGCGGCCGGCATCGCGATCCGCCTCTACAGCGAGGAGGACTTCGAGGGCCGGCCGGAGTTCACCGACCCCGAGATCCTGCGCACCAACCTGGCGTCGGTGATCCTGCAGATGACCAGCCTCGGACTCGGCGACATCGGCCGGTTCCCGTTCGTGGAGCCGCCGGACCGGCGCAACGTCACCGCCGGCACGCAGCTGCTCGAGGAGCTCGGTGCGGTCTCGACCAGCCCTGCCCCCGGCCGCGCGGGTCGGCTCACCGGCACCGGTCGTCGCCTCGCCCGGCTCCCGATCGACCCCCGGCTGGGCCGGATGCTGCTCGAGGCCGAGCGGCTCGGCTGCCTGCGCGACGTCCTGGTGATCACCGCCGCGCTCTCGCTGCAGGACCCGCGCGAGCGCCCCGCCGAGTCCCGGGCCCAGGCCGACCAGGCGCACGCCCGGTTCAAGGCGGAGCGGTCGGACTTCCTCACCCTGCTCAACCTCTGGCGCTACCTGCGCACCCAGCAGCGCGAGCTCTCCGGCAGCGCCTTCCGCCGGATGTGCAAGCGCGAGCACCTCAACTACCTGCGGGTCCGGGAGTGGCAGGAGTTCGAGTCGCAACTGCGGCGCGTCGCCAAGGAGATGGGCCTCGCGCTGGAGAAGACCGGCGACGCCCGGCAGCGCGACCGCGCTCCGGAGGACGGAGGCGCGCCGTACGACGCCGACGGCATCCACCAGGCCCTGCTCTCCGGCCTGCTCAGCCACGTCGGCGCGCTGGAGGAGCGGGAGAAGAGCGAGAAGCGGGCCTCGGGCGGCCGCGGCCGCGACGCCCGGCGACCCGGACCCCGGGAGTACCTCGGCGCCCGCGGAGCGAAGTTCGCGATCTTCCCCGGCTCCGGCCTGGCCCGGAAGAACCCGTCCTTCGTGATGGCCGGGGAGCTGGTCGAGACCGGGCGCCTCTGGGCCCGGCAGAACGCCGAGATCCGGCCGGAGTGGGCCGAGCGCCTCGGCGCCCACCTGGTCAAGCGGACCTACTCCGAGCCGCATTGGTCGCGCAAGCGGGCCGCGGTGCTGGCGCGCGAGCGGGTCACCCTGTACGGCGTCCCGCTGGTCGCCGACCGCACCATCGCGTTCGGGAAGGTCGACCCCGCCCTCTCCCGCGAGCTCTTCATCCGGCACGCCCTGGTCTACGGGGAGTGGCACACCCGGCACCGGTTCTTCCACGACAACCGCACGCTCCTGGAGCAGGCCGAGGAGCTCGAGCACCGGGCTCGCCGGCGCGACCTGGTCGTCGACGAGCACACGCTGTTCGACTTCTACGACGCCCGGGTCGGCGCGGAGGTGGTCAGCGGCGCCCACTTCGACCAGTGGTGGAAGCAGGTCCGCCGGGAGCGCCCCGACCTGCTCACCTTCGACCCCTCGATGCTGACCCACGACGCGGCCGAGGAGGTCAGTGCCGCCGACTACCCCGAGCAGTGGCAGGCATCGGAAGGACTGACCTTCCCGATCAGCTATCACTTCGAGCCGGGCTCGGCCGAGGACGGCCTGACCATCGACATCCCGGTGGCCACGCTCAACCGGGTCGCCGACGACGACTTCTCCTGGCACGTGCCGGGGCTGCGCGAGGAGCTGGTCACCGAGCTGATCCGCGGCCTGCCGAAGGCGCTGCGGGTGCAGTGCGTGCCGGCGCCGAACACGGCTCGCGAGTTCCTCGCCGCGGTGCCGCCGGGGGAGGAGCCGCTGCTGGTCGCGCTCAGCCGCTACCTGCGCTCCAGCCGGGGCGTGCACGTCCCCGCCGAGGCGTGGGACACCGCTGCGCTGCCGGCCCACCTGCGCCCGACGTACCGGGTGGTCGACGAGCGGGGCCGCGAGCAGTCGCGCGGCAAGGAGCTGGCCGGCCTCAAGGCGCCGCTGGCCGGTGAGTTCCACCGCGCCCTCGCCGAGGTGGCCACCGACGCCGGCCTCGCCCGCACCGGGGAGACCGGCTGGGCGTTCGGCACCATCCCCGCCGAGGTCACCGAGACCCGCGCCGGGCACCAGGTCACCGCGCACCCGGCGCTGGTCGACGAGGGGACCACCGTCGGGCTGGAGATCTTCGGGTCGGCCGAGGAGGCCGGCGACCGGCACCGGCACGGGGTGGCCCGCCTGCTGCTCCTGGCGCTGGGGGAGAAGCCCCTGAAGGGACGCCTGGACGCGCTCTCGATGACCGATCGGCTGGCGCTGGCCGGTTCGCCGTACCGGACCACCGAGGCGCTGCTCGCCGACTGCCTGCGCGCCGTGGTGCTGGCCGCGCTGCCGGCGGCCGCCGCGGACCTGCCCCGCACCCCCGCCGCGTACGACGCCCTGCTGGACCGGCTGCGCGCCGGGGCGGCGACCGCGGTCGGTGACCATCTCGCGCTGGTGCTGCGCACGCTGGAGGCGCACCGCGAGACCGACCGGGTGCTGAGCGGGCGGGTGGAGATGGCCCTGCTGCCGGCCCTCACCGACCTGCAGGCGCAGCTCGGCCGCCTGGTCTTCGACGGCTTCATCGGCGGTGGAGCCGGCACCGGCCCGGCGCGCCTGCACCGCTACCCGACCTACCTGGCGGCCATGCGGCAACGTCGTGCCCGGCTGGGTGAGGGCACCGCGGCGGTGCTGAAGGATCGCGAGCTGATGGCCCGGTTCGTCGGCCTGGAGGAGGCCTACCTGCACCGGGTGGCGGCGTTGCCCGACGGCCGGCCGGCCGGGCCCGCGCTGGAGGCGGTGCGCTGGATGCTGGAGGAGTACCGGGTCTCGCTGTGGGCCTCGGCGATGGGCACCGACGGCAAGGTCAGCGACGTCCGGATCCGCAAGGCCCTCGACGCCCTCGGCTGA